One region of Flavobacterium pisciphilum genomic DNA includes:
- a CDS encoding MarR family winged helix-turn-helix transcriptional regulator, protein MTFDKKHIPSPSIKRELGLNLLETFNWAYTKSQLFFARYGLTSQQYNVLKILADNDKALSTSDILAQMVEKNAGVSRLVDRLVLKKLVIKETVASDKRLIAVIITEEGVKLLNKVDVELHVLDEEVYGALTNQEADQLNYLLKKIKNTEI, encoded by the coding sequence ATGACTTTTGATAAAAAACACATTCCTTCTCCTTCCATAAAAAGAGAACTAGGTTTAAATCTGCTTGAAACTTTTAATTGGGCATATACTAAATCTCAATTGTTCTTTGCTAGATATGGATTGACCTCTCAGCAGTATAATGTCTTAAAAATACTCGCAGATAATGATAAAGCGTTATCTACTTCTGATATATTGGCACAAATGGTCGAAAAAAATGCAGGGGTTTCACGACTAGTAGATCGTTTAGTCTTGAAGAAATTAGTGATAAAAGAAACTGTAGCTTCCGATAAGCGTTTAATTGCAGTCATTATCACTGAAGAAGGAGTAAAGTTGCTGAATAAAGTCGATGTAGAGCTTCATGTATTGGATGAGGAAGTATACGGGGCATTAACAAATCAAGAAGCAGATCAGCTAAATTACTTATTGAAGAAAATAAAAAACACAGAGATATAA
- the creD gene encoding cell envelope integrity protein CreD, with translation METNETPKSTSIFQSNSAKMIMVGLLTLFLLIPLEYVKNLITERSFRQNDVITEINEKWGEKVYIYGPILKIPYTSYEETVTINEKTKETVKQKVASTKYAYFFPEELNINSNTDTKILNRNNYESAVFTADMKFKGNYVQPDFSSRNIAKEAIQWDKATILIKTTNLKSIKEEVKIKFGSTTYVFEPVYNSAKLDSTEALETGFIDLTTILSAPKTDYSFAITYNGSKQIKIVPIGKTTNVEMKSNWASPSFTGNYLPDDKTKDISKTGFTANWKILHINRAFSQQAFDILPDLNSYSFGVDFVIPVDQYQQNERASKYGFLVIGLTFLIFFLIQNMSKISIHIFQYSMIGLALIMFYTLLISITEHSNFTKAYLLSGIAVITLITAYSFSILKTKKFPIFIGCSLTGLYTFIYVIIQLENYALLVGSVGLFLILAAVMYFSRKIDWGNN, from the coding sequence ATGGAAACAAATGAAACTCCAAAATCGACTTCAATTTTTCAGTCGAACTCTGCCAAAATGATTATGGTTGGCTTACTAACCTTATTTTTATTAATACCGTTAGAGTATGTAAAAAATTTAATCACTGAACGTTCTTTTAGACAAAATGATGTCATTACCGAAATCAATGAAAAATGGGGAGAAAAAGTATATATCTACGGTCCAATATTAAAGATCCCATATACTTCTTATGAAGAAACAGTAACCATAAATGAAAAAACTAAAGAAACGGTAAAGCAAAAAGTAGCATCAACTAAATATGCCTATTTTTTTCCAGAAGAATTAAACATCAATTCTAATACTGATACTAAAATCCTAAATAGAAACAATTATGAGTCGGCTGTCTTTACTGCTGATATGAAATTTAAGGGTAATTATGTGCAGCCTGATTTTAGCAGCAGAAATATTGCGAAAGAAGCGATTCAATGGGACAAGGCAACTATCTTAATCAAAACTACCAATCTAAAGAGCATAAAAGAAGAGGTGAAAATTAAATTCGGAAGTACCACTTATGTTTTTGAACCTGTGTATAATTCAGCTAAACTTGATAGTACCGAAGCCCTAGAAACAGGTTTTATCGATTTAACAACAATACTTTCAGCTCCAAAAACTGATTATAGTTTTGCTATTACCTACAACGGTAGTAAACAAATTAAGATTGTTCCGATTGGTAAAACTACCAATGTTGAAATGAAATCAAACTGGGCATCTCCTAGCTTTACTGGTAATTACTTGCCTGATGATAAAACAAAAGACATAAGCAAAACTGGCTTTACAGCAAATTGGAAAATTTTGCATATAAACAGAGCATTCTCACAACAGGCTTTTGATATATTACCTGACCTAAATTCGTATAGTTTTGGAGTTGACTTTGTAATTCCTGTAGATCAATACCAACAAAATGAGCGTGCCTCTAAATATGGTTTTCTTGTTATTGGGCTTACATTCTTGATTTTCTTTTTAATCCAAAATATGAGTAAAATTAGCATCCATATCTTTCAATATTCAATGATTGGTTTGGCTCTCATTATGTTTTACACTTTATTAATTTCGATAACTGAACATAGTAATTTTACCAAAGCGTATCTATTATCTGGAATTGCGGTTATAACGCTTATTACAGCCTATTCTTTTTCAATTTTAAAAACGAAGAAGTTTCCAATATTTATTGGTTGTTCACTTACCGGATTATACACATTTATTTATGTCATTATCCAATTAGAGAATTATGCGTTACTAGTAGGTAGTGTAGGACTCTTTTTAATCCTAGCCGCTGTTATGTACTTCTCAAGAAAAATAGACTGGGGAAATAATTAA
- a CDS encoding winged helix-turn-helix domain-containing protein, which translates to MKSIIQNINKAFDHRIRLGIMSVLMVNESADFSTLKELLGVTDGNLASHAKALEQENYIEIQKQFIGKKPNTSYRATKSGKLAFVAHIDALEKLIQKK; encoded by the coding sequence TTGAAAAGCATCATTCAAAATATAAATAAAGCCTTCGATCATCGAATCCGACTTGGTATCATGTCTGTTTTGATGGTCAATGAATCAGCTGATTTTAGTACTCTGAAAGAGCTTTTGGGTGTTACTGATGGTAATCTTGCAAGCCATGCTAAAGCATTGGAACAAGAAAATTATATCGAAATACAAAAGCAATTTATTGGTAAAAAGCCCAATACAAGCTATAGAGCTACTAAAAGTGGTAAACTTGCATTTGTTGCACATATTGACGCTCTTGAAAAATTAATACAGAAAAAATAA
- a CDS encoding YiiX family permuted papain-like enzyme has product MKKLKYIFAGVTLIISFCCALYITKQFFPNDPFSKATVENPKLKTTLLDKIQAGDLIFQTSESSQCEAVRIATDSKFSHCGIVYFLDGKRFVFEAVQPVKLTPLDEWIQHGKDQKIVVKRLKDSTALTPTVIEKMEIYSRNFLNTDYDPYFGWSDDKIYCSELIWKIYKNGAGIELCPLKKMKDFNLEDKRVQKILKERYGNNIPLEEDVVAPSNIVDSKLLKTVIDTY; this is encoded by the coding sequence ATGAAAAAATTAAAATATATTTTTGCTGGGGTTACCTTAATAATCAGCTTTTGCTGTGCTTTATACATCACAAAGCAGTTTTTTCCGAACGATCCTTTTTCAAAAGCAACTGTTGAAAATCCGAAACTAAAAACTACTCTTTTAGATAAAATCCAAGCTGGTGATTTAATTTTTCAAACCTCTGAGTCTAGCCAATGTGAAGCAGTAAGAATTGCCACAGATTCTAAGTTTTCTCATTGTGGAATCGTTTATTTTTTAGATGGTAAACGTTTTGTTTTTGAAGCTGTGCAGCCCGTAAAACTAACTCCTTTAGACGAATGGATTCAACATGGTAAAGATCAAAAAATTGTGGTAAAAAGATTAAAAGATTCTACAGCTTTGACTCCTACTGTTATCGAAAAAATGGAGATTTATAGTCGAAATTTCCTTAATACTGATTATGATCCTTATTTTGGCTGGTCTGATGATAAAATATATTGCTCCGAATTAATTTGGAAAATTTATAAAAATGGCGCTGGCATTGAATTATGTCCGCTGAAAAAAATGAAAGATTTTAATCTAGAGGACAAACGCGTACAAAAAATATTAAAAGAACGATATGGAAACAATATCCCTCTTGAGGAAGATGTAGTTGCCCCATCTAACATCGTTGATTCTAAATTATTAAAAACAGTAATTGATACCTATTAA
- the kdsA gene encoding 3-deoxy-8-phosphooctulonate synthase, with amino-acid sequence MNIQHIPQIKHTDSGNFFLLAGPCAIEGEEMAMRIAEKLIGITDKLQIPYVFKGSFKKANRSRIDSFSGIGDEKALKILRKVSETFHVPTVTDIHTNEDADMAAQYVDVLQIPAFLVRQTDLVVAAANTGKVVNLKKGQFMSPESMKHAVQKVLDCNNQNVMVTDRGTMFGYQDMIVDYRGIPTMQQYATTVLDVTHSLQQPNQTVGVTGGRPDMIETVAKAGIAVGVDGIFIETHFDPANAKSDGANMLHLDYFEDLMTKLVAIRKTINQF; translated from the coding sequence ATGAACATACAACATATTCCACAAATTAAGCATACTGATAGCGGTAATTTCTTTTTATTAGCAGGTCCTTGTGCCATTGAAGGCGAAGAGATGGCGATGCGTATTGCAGAAAAATTAATTGGTATTACTGACAAACTTCAAATTCCTTATGTTTTTAAGGGATCTTTTAAAAAAGCAAACCGTTCTAGAATAGATAGCTTCTCTGGAATTGGTGATGAAAAAGCATTAAAAATTCTAAGAAAAGTTTCAGAAACATTTCATGTTCCTACTGTAACTGATATTCATACTAATGAGGATGCTGATATGGCTGCTCAATATGTAGATGTTTTACAAATTCCAGCATTTTTAGTACGTCAGACTGATCTTGTTGTGGCTGCTGCCAATACAGGAAAAGTAGTTAACTTGAAAAAAGGACAATTTATGAGTCCTGAGAGCATGAAACATGCTGTACAAAAAGTATTGGATTGCAACAACCAAAATGTAATGGTTACTGACCGTGGTACTATGTTTGGCTACCAAGATATGATTGTAGATTATAGAGGTATTCCAACAATGCAACAATATGCTACAACAGTTCTTGATGTAACGCATTCGCTACAACAACCAAATCAAACTGTAGGTGTAACTGGTGGAAGACCTGATATGATCGAAACAGTTGCGAAAGCAGGTATTGCTGTAGGTGTTGATGGTATTTTTATCGAAACTCATTTTGACCCAGCTAATGCAAAAAGCGACGGTGCAAACATGTTGCATTTAGACTATTTTGAAGATTTAATGACTAAACTGGTTGCTATCAGAAAAACCATTAATCAATTTTAA
- a CDS encoding DUF3817 domain-containing protein encodes MKHLLKTNIGRLRLIAMLEGISLLILVFIAVPLKYFFNYPDGSKIMGTIHGFLFVLFIINTLSIGVEQKWQFKTTIWKVLLASIIPFGTFYIDRKILSKL; translated from the coding sequence ATGAAACATTTACTCAAAACAAATATTGGAAGATTACGTCTGATAGCTATGCTTGAAGGAATATCATTACTCATTCTTGTTTTTATAGCAGTACCACTAAAATACTTTTTCAATTATCCTGATGGTTCTAAAATAATGGGAACCATACATGGATTCTTATTTGTACTTTTTATAATCAACACTTTAAGCATCGGGGTTGAACAAAAATGGCAATTTAAAACGACTATTTGGAAAGTGCTATTGGCTTCAATTATCCCTTTTGGAACTTTTTATATTGATAGAAAAATTTTAAGTAAACTATAA